The genomic window TACAAAAAAGGCAAAGAGAGAAGATTTTTCCCTCTTTACCTTTTTGAAAGATCGAATCGTCCGTAGTCAAAACGTTACGATGTTCTAACTGAATATTTTCAGTCCATTCGGTCTGATCTCAGTTTACGTCAGTAACCTTCACTCATTTGTTGAAGCTACCGAATCTCTGATCACCAAGCGAGGTTCATAGATGATATCTTCTTCTGGATTGCCAGTTTGAATCGTGTGGATGATCCATTCCGCGGCTTCTTTCCCCATTTGTTCTTTAGGATGACTTAAAGTCGTCAGCTTCACTGGCCCTACCTGACTTAAAGAAGAATCATCATTACCGATGATCGACAGTTGTTGTGGCACTTGATAGCCGCTAGTGATCACTTCATCGAGCAATTGACTGGCAATTTGATCATTGTAACAGATGAGACCGGTACAAGCTGATTCTTTTAGCTGTTTAAGCACTTTTTCACCGATTTCCCCACGAGAATCTGTCATGTAGGTAATAATATCTTCTGGCGAAAATTGGACACCATATGCTTCACACGCTCGAATAAATCCTTTCATTCGATACTTTCCTTGTAAATCATCGATTTTCGTCACGAATAGCAACCGTTGATGACCTTGTTGGATCAAATACTCTGTCGCTTTAAAGCCAACTTTTACATCGTCAACACAAATAGATGCCACCGCTAATTCCTCATACACTGCATTGATCATGACCATTGGAATGCCTTGCTCTCTCAAACGGACATATAAGGCTAAGTTGGGATTGTACTCATTACTTTTTGTTGGCTCTACGATCAAGCCATCCACACCAAACTGAAGCATTTTTTCCAAGCAGTTTTTTTCTTGCTGATGATCATTATTCGTACTTGCCAGCAAAAGTGAATATCC from Enterococcus sp. DIV1094 includes these protein-coding regions:
- a CDS encoding GntR family transcriptional regulator, whose protein sequence is MEKTKYQMIADEIKEKIIAQIFKLNEPITPELQLQKEYQVSRHTVRQAIAILVNEGYLRKEKGSGTYVDDAYKKVSESRKKQKTIGVITTYLSDYIFPSIIRGIEKTLSEQGYSLLLASTNNDHQQEKNCLEKMLQFGVDGLIVEPTKSNEYNPNLALYVRLREQGIPMVMINAVYEELAVASICVDDVKVGFKATEYLIQQGHQRLLFVTKIDDLQGKYRMKGFIRACEAYGVQFSPEDIITYMTDSRGEIGEKVLKQLKESACTGLICYNDQIASQLLDEVITSGYQVPQQLSIIGNDDSSLSQVGPVKLTTLSHPKEQMGKEAAEWIIHTIQTGNPEEDIIYEPRLVIRDSVASTNE